In Marinobacter antarcticus, one genomic interval encodes:
- the pyrR gene encoding bifunctional pyr operon transcriptional regulator/uracil phosphoribosyltransferase PyrR yields MSALLDVDELMDRLETELRRLLIQRGIESPVLIGIRTGGVWVADILGKRLGIEGPFGKLDISFYRDDFSRIGLNPKVTPSSLPLDTEGRNIILVDDVIMSGRTIRAAMNEIFDYGRPASIILATLIDLGARELPIQPDVAGQSLVLGAQQRVKLRGPDPLRIELQEAGQ; encoded by the coding sequence ATGAGCGCATTGCTTGATGTGGACGAGTTGATGGATAGGCTGGAAACGGAGCTACGTCGCCTGCTCATACAGCGTGGTATCGAGTCGCCGGTGCTGATAGGCATTCGTACTGGCGGAGTCTGGGTGGCGGATATCCTTGGCAAACGCCTTGGTATTGAGGGGCCGTTCGGGAAGCTGGATATATCATTCTACCGGGATGACTTCAGCCGGATTGGCCTGAATCCGAAGGTCACGCCCTCGAGCCTGCCTTTGGACACCGAAGGCAGGAATATCATATTGGTCGACGACGTCATAATGAGTGGTCGCACCATACGTGCTGCGATGAACGAAATTTTCGATTACGGCCGGCCGGCCAGTATCATACTCGCCACCCTGATTGATCTCGGTGCACGCGAGCTGCCAATTCAGCCTGATGTGGCAGGGCAGTCGCTGGTGCTTGGAGCGCAGCAGCGCGTAAAACTTCGCGGCCCGGATCCGCTCCGAATCGAACTCCAGGAAGCCGGACAGTAA